The genomic interval GCGCGGCGTTGAACGAGGCAGCCAACTCGGTCGCCGACCAGGTTGCCGAATGGGTCGGCTGAGGCGGCCCTGACCTAGCTTCGCACGGCGCGGGCGAAGGCCATCGCCCGGGCGAAGGCTTCCTCCCGCGCGGACCGCGCCCTGTCCGCTTCGGCATCCCGGCCCCAAAGCTGGGCCTGCCAGTCTTCCTCGCAATTCGCGGCGGCGAACAGCGCCTGCGCATCGGCATCGTCCTCCAGCGCCGCCAGCGCCACGATCAGCGATGCCGCGAGCGAGGCGAGGGTCAGCAGCGCGGCGAGGGTGAAGTCGTCCTCCTGCTCCAGCCGGGCGCGCAGGCGGGCGATGCTCGCTTCGGGCTGGGCACGATGAACGATGCCGCTGACCCGCTCCATCCGCACGCCGTGCGCGTCCTCGAACGCGGCGACGAGCGGCTCCCACACCTCCTCCTGCCGCGCCCAGAGCGCATCGCCCGGATCGGCGCGGTAGCACAGCGTGTCGGTGCCGGCGTAGGACAGCAGCTTGTCGATCGCCGCGCCGCGATCGGCGCGCACCACGTCGATTGCGTAGTCGGTCAGGTCGCGATGGACGAAGGTTTTCGGGTCGATCTCCTCACCCTGCGCGCGCCATTCGCCGGCCAGCAACTCCGCCGCCGCGCGGGTCGGCACGATCTGCGCCGAGCCCATCTGCGTCCTGATCGCTCGCCCATCCAGCATGACGCGCCAGCCATCTCCCGCCGCCTCGAGTGCGACTTCGGTGTAGAAGCGCCTCACCCGCGCGGTGTCCGCCAGCGCCGCGCCATCATCAGC from Aurantiacibacter spongiae carries:
- a CDS encoding ATP12 family protein, with the translated sequence MRRFYTEVALEAAGDGWRVMLDGRAIRTQMGSAQIVPTRAAAELLAGEWRAQGEEIDPKTFVHRDLTDYAIDVVRADRGAAIDKLLSYAGTDTLCYRADPGDALWARQEEVWEPLVAAFEDAHGVRMERVSGIVHRAQPEASIARLRARLEQEDDFTLAALLTLASLAASLIVALAALEDDADAQALFAAANCEEDWQAQLWGRDAEADRARSAREEAFARAMAFARAVRS